A genomic region of Exiguobacterium oxidotolerans JCM 12280 contains the following coding sequences:
- a CDS encoding pyrimidine-nucleoside phosphorylase, which produces MRMVDLIATKRDGGELPTADIKAMVEGFTNGDVPDYQMSAMSMAIFYQGMSDREIADLTMAMVESGDVIDLSRIHGKKVDKHSTGGVGDKISLIVAPLVASIGIPVAKMSGRGLGHTGGTIDKLEAFPGFDVELSEEAFVNQVNDIKMAIIGQTGNLTPADKKLYALRDVTATVNSIPLIASSIMSKKIAAGADSIVLDVKTGSGAFMKSFEDAKALATEMVSIGKSVNRKTIAVITDMDQPLGNEIGNANEVKEAIEVLQGKDVRDLKVIALTIASHMAVLGEFYPTFDEAYADLETRLANGAALDVFKKFIAAQGGDASLVDDMSKALETKYQKDFVASKAGYVSEIIADEVGVAAMILGAGRATKTDVIDHAASVTLLKKVGDRVEVGDVIATLRSNKETLDQAIEKMDHAYHISETKPEARPLVHAVID; this is translated from the coding sequence ATGCGTATGGTAGATTTGATTGCAACGAAACGAGACGGCGGCGAGTTACCAACAGCCGATATTAAAGCAATGGTCGAAGGTTTCACGAACGGAGATGTTCCAGATTATCAAATGTCAGCGATGTCGATGGCAATCTTTTATCAAGGGATGTCAGATCGTGAAATCGCGGACTTGACGATGGCGATGGTCGAATCAGGTGACGTCATCGACTTATCACGCATCCACGGCAAAAAAGTCGACAAACACTCAACAGGCGGCGTCGGCGATAAAATCAGTCTGATCGTTGCACCACTTGTCGCGTCAATCGGAATTCCGGTTGCGAAAATGAGCGGACGTGGTCTTGGTCACACAGGCGGAACAATCGATAAATTGGAAGCCTTCCCAGGATTTGATGTCGAGTTGTCTGAAGAAGCGTTCGTCAACCAAGTCAACGACATCAAGATGGCAATCATTGGTCAAACAGGGAACTTAACACCTGCTGACAAAAAACTGTACGCATTGCGTGACGTGACAGCGACAGTCAATTCGATTCCGTTGATTGCCAGTTCCATCATGTCGAAAAAAATTGCAGCTGGCGCTGATAGCATCGTTCTTGATGTTAAAACAGGTTCTGGTGCCTTCATGAAGTCGTTTGAGGACGCGAAAGCACTCGCGACAGAGATGGTTTCAATCGGGAAAAGTGTCAACCGGAAGACGATTGCCGTCATCACGGACATGGATCAGCCGCTCGGAAACGAAATCGGGAATGCAAACGAAGTCAAAGAAGCAATCGAAGTCTTACAAGGTAAAGATGTCCGTGACTTGAAAGTCATCGCCTTGACGATTGCCTCACATATGGCGGTCCTTGGCGAGTTCTATCCGACGTTCGACGAAGCCTATGCTGATCTCGAGACACGTCTCGCAAACGGTGCAGCACTCGACGTCTTCAAAAAATTCATCGCAGCGCAAGGTGGCGATGCGTCACTCGTCGACGATATGTCTAAAGCGCTTGAGACGAAATACCAAAAAGACTTCGTGGCGTCAAAAGCAGGTTATGTTTCTGAAATCATCGCCGATGAAGTCGGTGTCGCGGCAATGATTCTTGGAGCGGGCCGGGCAACGAAAACGGACGTCATCGATCATGCAGCAAGCGTCACGTTATTGAAAAAAGTCGGCGATCGTGTTGAAGTCGGCGATGTCATCGCGACACTTCGTTCGAATAAAGAAACATTGGATCAAGCAATCGAGAAAATGGATCATGCTTATCACATCAGTGAAACGAAACCGGAAGCACGTCCGCTCGTTCACGCTGTCATCGATTAA
- a CDS encoding redoxin domain-containing protein, whose amino-acid sequence MKKTKQNPEERLEAAKQKKKKRSFWRLMIMTIVLFAGAVVIMQFVDQATRDKNGRVMAGDDAPGFTLVDLYGEKQHSMDEYAGKGLLLNFWGTFCEPCKKEMPLINDNYSMMQDENVNFVAVNVGETPVRVSSFIKEIGGTDYPILMDTNSSVEKAYGIYNLPVTFIINKEGEVVEKYEGEIDQAKLEEMIKKANE is encoded by the coding sequence ATGAAAAAAACGAAGCAAAACCCGGAAGAGCGGCTCGAAGCCGCTAAACAAAAAAAGAAGAAACGCTCATTCTGGCGACTGATGATCATGACGATCGTCTTGTTTGCTGGTGCGGTCGTCATCATGCAATTCGTCGATCAAGCGACACGCGATAAAAATGGTCGTGTCATGGCGGGAGACGATGCACCTGGCTTTACGCTCGTCGACTTGTATGGTGAGAAACAACACTCGATGGATGAGTATGCTGGAAAAGGACTCTTGCTTAATTTTTGGGGCACGTTTTGTGAACCGTGTAAAAAAGAGATGCCATTGATTAACGACAACTACAGCATGATGCAAGATGAAAATGTCAATTTTGTAGCCGTCAATGTCGGCGAAACACCGGTTCGCGTCTCGAGCTTTATCAAGGAAATTGGTGGAACGGACTATCCGATTTTAATGGATACGAACAGTTCCGTTGAGAAAGCGTACGGCATTTATAACTTACCGGTCACATTCATCATCAATAAAGAAGGCGAAGTCGTCGAAAAGTATGAGGGTGAAATTGATCAGGCGAAATTAGAAGAAATGATTAAAAAAGCAAACGAGTAA
- the scpB gene encoding SMC-Scp complex subunit ScpB — MAYDRIIESLLFVVGDDGIDPRGLSQVLEISEAAAREQLHAVQQLFESEGRVLQIVESGGVFKMVTRKEMSPYVQAYAGSLAEDSLSRAAMETLVIIAYKQPVTRADIEVIRGVKTERVIHTLSAKGLIEEAGRAKGVGRAKLYKTTDHFLDHFGLNSIEELPPLEFEETFEADGDLFFRNEPSLEERIN; from the coding sequence TTGGCGTATGATCGAATCATTGAAAGTCTATTGTTTGTCGTCGGAGATGATGGCATCGATCCACGTGGCCTGAGCCAAGTGCTTGAAATCAGTGAAGCAGCAGCGCGCGAACAACTGCATGCGGTCCAGCAATTGTTTGAGTCGGAAGGACGTGTCCTCCAGATTGTTGAGTCGGGTGGGGTCTTTAAGATGGTGACACGAAAAGAGATGTCACCGTACGTTCAAGCCTACGCGGGATCACTCGCGGAAGACAGTTTGTCGCGTGCTGCGATGGAGACGCTCGTCATCATTGCCTACAAGCAGCCTGTCACGCGTGCAGACATCGAAGTCATTCGCGGCGTCAAGACAGAGCGTGTCATTCATACGCTCAGTGCAAAAGGGTTAATTGAAGAAGCTGGACGCGCGAAAGGCGTCGGGCGAGCTAAATTGTATAAAACGACCGATCATTTCTTGGACCATTTTGGTCTCAATAGTATCGAGGAGTTACCTCCGCTCGAATTCGAAGAAACGTTCGAAGCGGACGGCGATCTATTTTTCAGGAATGAACCGTCACTAGAGGAGAGAATAAATTAA
- a CDS encoding segregation/condensation protein A: MESYSVKMDAFEGPLDLLLHLIGKLEIDIYDISVSIVTDQYVSYIRAMQHLELDVASEYLVMAATLLQLKSKQLLPIEQSEFEEVPDFDEEPTREGLIQQLIEYKAYKEAAIVLKEKEEARLELFSKQPEDLLRYLDTETNDYNGTLSFSDLLRAYEKMRQRVAWKVRRSKTVKREERTLEQQMVHVSEYVLSRERTTFFGFFTEQPTVEELVVSFLAVLELVKQRVIACEQMNDDILLRTLAKEENPIGV, encoded by the coding sequence ATGGAATCATATAGTGTGAAGATGGATGCGTTTGAAGGCCCTTTGGATTTACTGTTACACTTGATTGGGAAACTAGAAATCGACATTTACGATATTTCCGTCTCAATCGTGACGGATCAATATGTGTCCTATATTCGAGCTATGCAGCATCTTGAACTCGATGTTGCTAGTGAATATCTTGTCATGGCTGCGACGCTCTTGCAACTGAAAAGTAAACAGCTGTTACCGATTGAACAATCGGAGTTCGAGGAGGTTCCTGATTTTGATGAGGAGCCGACGCGAGAAGGTTTGATTCAACAATTGATTGAGTACAAAGCGTATAAGGAAGCGGCGATTGTGTTGAAGGAAAAGGAAGAAGCACGACTCGAGCTTTTTTCAAAACAACCGGAAGACCTGTTGCGTTATCTGGATACAGAAACAAATGACTATAACGGAACGTTATCATTTAGTGATTTGTTGCGTGCCTATGAAAAAATGCGACAACGTGTTGCCTGGAAAGTAAGACGGTCGAAGACGGTCAAACGTGAGGAACGGACACTGGAGCAACAGATGGTTCACGTATCAGAATACGTGCTGTCGCGAGAACGGACGACCTTTTTTGGCTTCTTTACGGAACAACCGACAGTCGAAGAACTCGTCGTCAGTTTTCTTGCTGTCCTTGAACTCGTCAAACAACGGGTTATTGCTTGCGAGCAGATGAACGACGATATTTTATTACGGACCTTGGCGAAGGAGGAGAATCCGATTGGCGTATGA
- the ccsB gene encoding c-type cytochrome biogenesis protein CcsB, with product MNLLNLSGNLLLTSFILYLISTGFFAVATSGKKGPSRSGKIAFTLAIIGFATQLGYFFTRWAGAGHVPVSNLYEYTTFFGMMMVLGFLIVYGIYRNNVLGLVAMPVALLVIAYASMFPDEVQPLIPALQSVWLKIHVTTAALGEGILAVSFATGLLYLIHATDFRKESKTRTWLEVVMFSLTCVVGYILVGLLFNALSTNATIEYVAKNGATMQHDYTMPVLTGPEGGKVISGSGAVVELPNFLNANKVNTVLWSLIGGLVLYVLLRFVILRKRLAESLKPIARKIDLETADEISYRAIAIGLPVFILGGLIFAMIWAQMAWSRYWGWDPKEVWALITALFYVFYLHMRIQRGWIGKKSAWLCVGGFGVIMFNLVFVNLVVAGLHSYA from the coding sequence ATGAATTTGCTTAACTTGAGTGGAAATTTACTGCTGACATCGTTTATCTTGTATCTCATCAGTACCGGATTTTTTGCGGTTGCGACGAGTGGGAAAAAGGGACCGAGCCGGTCAGGTAAGATTGCCTTTACGCTCGCGATTATTGGATTTGCGACACAACTTGGTTATTTCTTTACACGCTGGGCAGGAGCGGGGCACGTTCCTGTGTCGAACTTATATGAATATACGACATTCTTCGGGATGATGATGGTTCTTGGTTTTTTGATCGTCTACGGGATTTACCGGAACAACGTTTTAGGATTAGTCGCGATGCCGGTCGCTTTGCTCGTCATCGCCTATGCGTCGATGTTCCCGGATGAGGTCCAACCACTCATTCCGGCACTTCAAAGTGTCTGGTTGAAAATTCACGTCACGACAGCTGCACTTGGTGAAGGAATCCTCGCGGTTAGCTTCGCGACAGGGTTACTTTACTTGATTCACGCAACAGATTTCAGAAAAGAATCAAAAACACGGACGTGGCTTGAAGTCGTCATGTTTTCGTTAACATGCGTGGTCGGTTATATTCTTGTCGGATTGTTATTTAACGCGCTTTCGACGAATGCGACGATTGAATATGTTGCGAAAAACGGTGCGACGATGCAACACGACTATACAATGCCCGTGTTGACTGGTCCGGAAGGCGGAAAAGTCATTTCGGGATCGGGCGCAGTCGTCGAACTGCCGAACTTCTTGAACGCGAACAAAGTCAATACAGTTCTTTGGTCACTGATCGGTGGTCTCGTCTTGTACGTACTCCTTCGATTTGTCATCTTACGGAAGCGTCTTGCGGAAAGCTTAAAACCGATCGCCCGTAAAATCGACTTAGAAACAGCAGATGAAATCAGCTATCGCGCAATTGCGATCGGCTTACCGGTCTTCATCCTGGGCGGTTTGATTTTTGCGATGATTTGGGCACAGATGGCATGGAGCCGCTATTGGGGCTGGGACCCGAAAGAGGTTTGGGCATTGATTACGGCGTTATTCTACGTCTTCTACCTGCACATGCGCATTCAGCGTGGCTGGATTGGTAAAAAGTCAGCTTGGTTATGTGTTGGTGGGTTTGGGGTCATCATGTTCAACCTAGTATTCGTCAATCTCGTTGTCGCAGGTCTTCATTCTTACGCCTGA
- a CDS encoding peptidylprolyl isomerase gives MQKTGYILLEDGNKIEFELFNDDAPITTENFESLANSNFYDGLNFHRVIPGFVSQGGCPIGNGTGGSGKTIPCETSTSYPHKHKAGSLSMAHAGRDTGSSQFFVVHEPQPHLDGVHTVFGQVTSGLEHAQKMKQGAGIKEIRVEA, from the coding sequence ATGCAAAAAACTGGATATATCTTATTAGAAGACGGAAATAAAATTGAGTTTGAATTGTTTAACGACGATGCACCGATCACGACAGAAAACTTCGAGAGCCTTGCGAACTCGAACTTCTACGATGGGTTGAACTTCCACCGTGTCATCCCGGGCTTCGTCTCACAAGGCGGCTGCCCAATCGGTAATGGTACAGGTGGTTCTGGGAAAACAATCCCATGTGAAACATCGACTTCATACCCGCACAAACACAAAGCAGGTTCACTCTCGATGGCGCACGCTGGTCGCGACACAGGTTCGAGCCAGTTCTTCGTCGTTCACGAGCCACAACCGCACCTTGATGGTGTCCATACGGTCTTCGGACAAGTCACTTCAGGACTTGAGCACGCTCAAAAAATGAAGCAAGGCGCAGGCATTAAAGAAATTCGCGTAGAAGCATAA
- a CDS encoding S66 family peptidase: MKPTQLKQGDTIAILSPASAVAAYVPRRLQRGIETLERMGFQVLVMPNTTAVHSHTAGTIGERLQDLHMAFQNPDVKAIISTIGGFNSHQLLDELDYDLIRNNPKIFMGYSDITALLSGIHTKTGLTTFVGPAILPQFGQLHGLDAYTKKWFEKTLMQTEPVGQIEASDEWTDEGLRWDVNDDRRRTHVVNDGYLVARTGTGTGPIVAGNLGTLLLLAGTPYMPSLEGAVLMLEDDESETPETIDRYFTQLRHLGAYEKISAIVVGRFHGKVDFDPDFPLKDIILRATRGYDFPVVLNADFGHTDPVFPLPNGIPASVTAGETVVLEILESAVE; this comes from the coding sequence ATGAAACCAACTCAATTGAAACAAGGCGATACGATTGCGATTCTTTCACCCGCATCAGCGGTCGCTGCTTACGTACCGCGCCGGCTGCAACGGGGGATCGAGACGCTTGAGCGGATGGGCTTTCAGGTCCTCGTGATGCCGAACACGACAGCGGTTCACAGTCATACGGCAGGAACAATCGGGGAGCGCCTTCAGGACTTACATATGGCGTTTCAAAATCCGGACGTCAAAGCAATCATTTCGACCATCGGTGGTTTTAACTCACATCAGTTGCTCGATGAACTCGATTACGATTTAATCCGCAACAATCCAAAAATCTTTATGGGCTACAGCGACATCACGGCCCTTCTGTCCGGGATTCATACGAAAACTGGTTTGACGACATTCGTCGGGCCTGCCATCTTGCCACAATTCGGTCAACTGCATGGTCTTGATGCGTATACAAAAAAGTGGTTTGAAAAAACGTTGATGCAGACGGAACCGGTTGGTCAAATCGAAGCGTCCGACGAATGGACGGATGAAGGCTTGCGCTGGGACGTCAATGATGACCGGAGACGGACGCATGTCGTCAATGACGGATATCTCGTCGCCCGCACAGGTACTGGGACGGGACCAATTGTCGCCGGCAATCTCGGGACACTGCTGTTACTTGCCGGGACACCGTATATGCCGTCACTTGAAGGTGCTGTCCTGATGCTTGAAGATGACGAAAGTGAGACGCCGGAGACAATCGACCGGTACTTTACACAACTGCGTCATCTCGGGGCATATGAAAAGATTTCGGCGATTGTCGTCGGACGTTTTCACGGGAAAGTTGATTTTGATCCAGACTTCCCGCTGAAAGATATCATCCTGCGGGCAACCCGCGGCTACGACTTCCCGGTTGTGCTTAACGCCGACTTCGGGCATACCGATCCGGTCTTTCCATTACCAAACGGCATTCCGGCATCGGTCACTGCAGGTGAAACGGTTGTGCTCGAAATCCTCGAATCCGCAGTGGAATGA
- a CDS encoding GNAT family N-acetyltransferase — MLVKYKKLNERTAMGLIAFSCEVKDPKYLLETVQAYEQEEDRQLYLYKQDEDFVGVIGFKLVDGHAELSHIALSPSFRGERMSYTLLDAAAKMMRLDIIGSTEETSRLVEKWKNQ; from the coding sequence ATGCTAGTAAAATATAAGAAGCTGAATGAACGGACCGCGATGGGGTTAATCGCCTTTTCGTGTGAAGTGAAGGATCCGAAGTATTTGCTTGAAACGGTTCAAGCCTATGAACAAGAAGAAGATCGTCAATTGTATCTTTACAAACAGGATGAAGACTTCGTAGGAGTGATCGGTTTTAAATTAGTGGATGGCCACGCTGAATTGAGCCACATCGCATTGTCTCCATCGTTCCGCGGGGAGCGGATGTCGTACACATTACTCGACGCTGCGGCGAAGATGATGCGTCTCGATATCATCGGCTCGACTGAAGAAACAAGTCGTCTTGTTGAAAAGTGGAAAAATCAATGA
- a CDS encoding type 1 glutamine amidotransferase domain-containing protein, producing the protein MRLQGKKVIQLVSNDFEDLELWYPVHRLREEGAIVEIVGEKANEKYIGKYGVPIVSDIAFADINPADYDAILVPGGWSPDLLRRFDSVLKMVRHFDEQKQPIGQICHAGWVLISADVLKGVNVTSTPGIKDDMTNAGAVWHDEPVVVDGHIISSRRPPDLPDYMREFIAVLEKSKS; encoded by the coding sequence ATGCGTTTACAAGGTAAAAAAGTCATTCAACTCGTCAGTAATGATTTTGAGGATTTAGAGTTATGGTACCCGGTCCATCGGTTACGTGAAGAAGGGGCGATCGTTGAAATCGTCGGCGAAAAAGCAAATGAAAAGTACATCGGCAAATACGGTGTTCCAATCGTCTCCGACATCGCGTTTGCTGACATTAATCCAGCAGACTACGACGCGATTCTCGTTCCGGGTGGTTGGTCACCGGATTTATTACGGCGGTTTGATTCGGTCTTGAAAATGGTCCGACACTTCGACGAACAAAAACAGCCGATTGGTCAAATCTGTCATGCGGGATGGGTTTTAATTTCAGCAGATGTACTCAAAGGTGTCAACGTCACGAGTACGCCGGGGATTAAAGACGACATGACGAATGCGGGCGCAGTGTGGCATGATGAGCCGGTCGTTGTCGATGGTCATATCATCTCAAGTCGGAGACCGCCCGATCTACCTGACTATATGCGTGAATTCATCGCCGTGTTAGAAAAGTCGAAGTCCTAA
- a CDS encoding pseudouridine synthase, whose protein sequence is MERLQKIIAQAGVASRRKAEELITEGRVKVNGKVITELGTKVGGRAEVEVDGVKLEREEHVYYMLYKPTGVVSTVEDDKGRKTVVDLVPPGHRVFPVGRLDYNTSGLLLLTNDGEFSNLLLHPKYKVPKRYIVKIKGVPDYYHVKGLEKGVVLPDGFKTGKARVEMRDVDKKKNTAILEMVIYEGHNRQVRQMVETLGAEVIKLKREQFGFLTLAGLTSGDWRELSKKEVNQLRELADPVAPPTKRRKNTKKR, encoded by the coding sequence ATGGAACGTCTACAAAAAATTATCGCACAAGCTGGTGTCGCATCACGACGCAAAGCAGAAGAATTAATTACAGAAGGTCGCGTCAAGGTCAACGGAAAAGTCATCACAGAGCTTGGAACGAAAGTCGGAGGACGTGCTGAAGTCGAAGTCGACGGCGTTAAGCTCGAACGGGAAGAGCATGTCTACTATATGCTATATAAGCCGACAGGCGTCGTCTCGACGGTTGAAGATGATAAAGGACGTAAAACGGTTGTTGATCTTGTGCCACCGGGCCATCGTGTTTTCCCGGTCGGTCGTCTTGACTACAATACGAGCGGCTTACTTTTATTGACGAATGACGGTGAATTTTCAAATCTCTTACTGCACCCGAAATACAAAGTACCGAAGCGTTACATCGTCAAAATCAAAGGCGTGCCGGATTATTACCACGTCAAAGGTCTTGAAAAGGGTGTCGTCTTACCGGACGGATTCAAGACAGGCAAAGCACGTGTCGAAATGCGTGATGTCGACAAGAAAAAGAATACAGCAATCCTCGAGATGGTCATCTACGAAGGACATAACCGTCAAGTTCGTCAAATGGTCGAAACACTCGGCGCAGAAGTCATCAAGTTGAAGCGGGAGCAGTTCGGATTCTTGACGTTAGCTGGACTCACTTCAGGAGACTGGCGTGAACTTTCAAAAAAAGAAGTCAATCAATTGCGTGAGCTAGCGGATCCCGTCGCGCCACCTACGAAAAGACGTAAGAACACAAAAAAACGTTAA
- the resB gene encoding cytochrome c biogenesis protein ResB: MQEYKQLDMRYEEAELRSKRKKQSWIDRTWTFFSSVKVGLWLIGLIILASGVGTIFPQEMYIPQATPPEEFYGKEYGTAGDIYYALGFHNLFESWWYIGLITLLLLSIIIVSIDRFFPLYRALKKQPVIQSDRFMGGQRFGAETAGTVKQIDAIEPLLKKKGYKIRRQDGALLAEKQRFGRWGPYINHIGLVLFFGGAMLRIVPGMHEDELLWLREGETLPIEATDNEYYLENNAFNIEFYDPEKVDAKFSEALKRAGGSVPKNYDTKMTLYKKTGMTDDFKPDLEKVKSGETAVNQPFEFENYQVFQEQYAADPEFKTMSFNIENQKTGKVVDTIKVDLRNPDATYELKDGYEVELKDFLPDFVVKDGKPTTNSSRPVNPAFVFNIKSPEHPEGERSLIGIKLNVGGDENQYKMGFAGTELSNISGVRIKKDLTLPFLFVGGIIFMAGLLIGMYWPHRRLWIRETNGQIKIAGFTNKNALGLQKEANLALTEVGLPQLEDRQKLREEGESE, translated from the coding sequence ATGCAGGAATATAAGCAACTGGACATGCGTTATGAAGAAGCAGAGCTTCGTTCAAAACGAAAAAAACAGTCGTGGATTGACCGAACATGGACATTCTTCTCTTCCGTCAAAGTCGGACTGTGGTTGATTGGCTTAATCATCCTCGCAAGTGGTGTCGGGACGATTTTCCCGCAGGAAATGTATATCCCGCAAGCGACACCACCAGAAGAATTTTATGGTAAAGAATATGGTACGGCAGGCGATATCTACTATGCATTAGGATTTCATAATCTCTTTGAATCGTGGTGGTACATCGGACTGATCACCTTATTACTTTTATCCATCATCATCGTATCGATCGACCGCTTCTTCCCGCTCTATCGAGCGTTGAAGAAACAACCGGTCATCCAGTCTGACCGTTTTATGGGCGGTCAGCGATTTGGCGCTGAGACGGCTGGAACGGTAAAACAAATCGACGCGATTGAGCCGTTGTTAAAAAAGAAAGGCTATAAAATCCGTCGACAGGACGGCGCTTTATTAGCAGAAAAACAACGGTTTGGACGTTGGGGTCCATACATCAATCACATCGGACTTGTTTTATTCTTTGGTGGAGCGATGTTACGGATTGTACCAGGGATGCATGAAGATGAGTTGCTATGGCTTCGTGAAGGTGAAACGTTGCCGATCGAAGCGACGGACAACGAGTACTACCTTGAAAACAATGCCTTCAATATCGAATTTTATGACCCGGAAAAGGTCGACGCGAAATTTAGTGAAGCGCTGAAACGAGCGGGTGGTAGTGTTCCGAAAAACTACGATACGAAAATGACGTTGTATAAAAAGACGGGTATGACGGATGATTTTAAACCGGATCTTGAAAAAGTAAAGTCAGGTGAAACGGCCGTTAACCAACCGTTTGAATTTGAAAACTACCAAGTCTTCCAAGAACAATATGCGGCAGATCCTGAATTCAAAACGATGTCGTTTAATATCGAAAATCAAAAAACCGGCAAAGTTGTCGATACGATTAAAGTCGATTTACGAAACCCGGACGCGACGTATGAATTGAAGGATGGCTACGAAGTCGAGTTAAAAGACTTTTTACCGGACTTCGTCGTCAAAGACGGAAAACCGACGACGAATTCTTCACGCCCGGTCAATCCGGCATTCGTCTTTAACATCAAGTCACCGGAGCACCCGGAAGGCGAACGGAGTCTGATTGGGATTAAGCTCAATGTCGGCGGGGACGAAAATCAATACAAGATGGGCTTTGCCGGGACTGAACTGTCGAACATCTCGGGAGTGCGGATTAAAAAAGATTTGACGCTGCCGTTCCTGTTCGTCGGTGGGATCATCTTCATGGCAGGTCTCTTGATCGGCATGTACTGGCCGCATCGTCGCCTTTGGATTAGAGAAACAAACGGTCAGATTAAGATTGCAGGCTTTACGAACAAGAATGCGTTAGGGCTTCAAAAAGAAGCCAATCTCGCCTTGACAGAAGTAGGTCTTCCTCAACTAGAAGACCGGCAGAAGTTGCGGGAAGAGGGGGAATCAGAATGA
- a CDS encoding DUF309 domain-containing protein: protein MHPIEQFTFEFNIQEDYFECHEVLEELWQAGNRTDESLVALIQLAVARYHHRRGNVTGAMRTYPKAFQKIERHAASITQLGIDATQLLTLKSAFMEPEYRRIHLPVDERLEQRMKTQSLEPLDRTFLIDKHRLRNRQDVIDARQAALKNRGKWKNRP, encoded by the coding sequence ATGCACCCGATCGAACAATTTACTTTCGAATTCAATATACAAGAAGATTACTTCGAATGCCATGAAGTATTAGAAGAACTTTGGCAAGCCGGCAATCGGACGGACGAATCACTCGTCGCTTTGATTCAATTAGCCGTCGCCCGGTATCACCACCGGCGCGGTAATGTGACCGGCGCGATGCGGACCTATCCGAAAGCCTTTCAAAAAATCGAACGGCACGCAGCGTCAATTACCCAACTCGGCATCGATGCCACGCAACTGCTTACGTTAAAGTCCGCTTTTATGGAGCCGGAATACCGGAGAATCCATTTACCAGTAGACGAAAGACTCGAACAACGAATGAAGACCCAATCACTAGAACCGCTTGATCGAACCTTTTTAATCGACAAACACCGGTTGCGAAACCGGCAAGACGTCATCGACGCAAGGCAAGCCGCACTTAAAAATCGCGGGAAATGGAAAAACCGGCCCTGA
- a CDS encoding purine-nucleoside phosphorylase, with protein MTVNWNETRSYLESKMQAKPEIGLILGSGLGVLADEIENPIAIPYGDIPNFPVSTVEGHAGQLVFGTLEGKQVVAMQGRFHFYEGYSMEMVTFPVRVMKAIGVETLIVTNAAGACNEAFEPGDLMLITDHINFFGTNPLIGKNVDEMGPRFPDMSKPYDKELLELAQATADELGINVRQGVYFGNTGPTYETPAEVKMARMLGGDVVGMSTVPEVIVARHSDMRVLGISCVSNMAAGILDQPLHHDEVIETTERVRAHFLSLVRGSIKKM; from the coding sequence ATGACAGTCAACTGGAATGAAACACGTTCATATTTAGAAAGTAAAATGCAGGCAAAGCCGGAAATTGGCTTAATTCTTGGATCAGGTCTCGGCGTACTCGCTGATGAAATTGAAAATCCAATCGCGATTCCGTATGGCGACATTCCAAACTTCCCTGTTTCGACAGTAGAAGGACACGCGGGACAACTCGTCTTCGGGACGCTCGAAGGTAAACAAGTCGTCGCGATGCAAGGACGGTTCCACTTCTATGAAGGCTACTCAATGGAAATGGTCACGTTCCCAGTTCGTGTCATGAAAGCAATCGGCGTCGAAACATTGATCGTCACGAACGCAGCGGGTGCTTGTAATGAAGCATTTGAACCGGGGGATCTCATGTTGATCACAGATCACATCAATTTCTTCGGAACGAATCCGTTGATCGGGAAAAACGTCGATGAGATGGGACCACGTTTCCCGGACATGTCGAAGCCGTATGATAAAGAATTACTGGAACTTGCCCAAGCAACAGCCGATGAGCTCGGAATCAACGTTCGTCAAGGCGTTTACTTCGGCAACACCGGTCCGACATATGAAACGCCAGCTGAAGTCAAAATGGCACGGATGCTTGGTGGGGATGTCGTCGGCATGTCGACGGTTCCTGAAGTCATCGTCGCACGTCACTCAGACATGCGTGTACTCGGAATCTCATGTGTATCAAACATGGCAGCAGGTATTTTAGATCAGCCGCTCCATCATGATGAAGTCATCGAGACGACAGAACGTGTCCGGGCACACTTCTTATCTCTCGTCCGTGGTTCAATTAAAAAAATGTAA